A region from the Candidatus Electrothrix scaldis genome encodes:
- a CDS encoding OFA family MFS transporter: protein MEDQFKKEPIQAWITTFAGVAINMCLGILYAWSMWSAALANTDKAGHPMTGINEGWIYLTNGQAATPFSISMVIFALMMIPGGRIQDKISPRFGATVGGLFLGLGCIVAGLLQSYIGLIIGFGILGGIGMGIGYAAPTPAALKWFGGHRKGLVAGLVVGGYGGAALYISPLAKHLITNYGISSSFIYLGIFFATVITIASRLLKTPDEVYPDGSYVPPGPKAGQTKKVVNTSAKHEWRAGEMLKTWQFYVLTFMFILTTQSGMLIIANAAGMLKSAGSSIPFFAENAWILVAFGGLVNASGRVGTGYYSDKLGRANAYTFNCILSALCLLLVPFAMGSGSILLLFIVVGNAYWQYGGGLSLMLLFTGDYYGSKHLGINYGLVFIGWGLGFFMAKLGGIIKDMTGSLDYAFYISAGLLVIGAVLAQIVKRPLWEKEQLAAA, encoded by the coding sequence ATGGAAGATCAATTCAAGAAAGAACCGATTCAAGCCTGGATTACAACCTTTGCTGGCGTGGCAATCAATATGTGCCTCGGCATCCTCTATGCCTGGAGCATGTGGTCCGCAGCCCTGGCCAATACAGACAAAGCTGGCCACCCCATGACCGGAATCAACGAGGGCTGGATCTACCTGACCAATGGCCAGGCAGCAACCCCCTTTTCCATAAGCATGGTTATCTTTGCCCTGATGATGATCCCCGGTGGACGAATTCAGGACAAGATCAGCCCCAGATTCGGCGCCACTGTTGGCGGCCTGTTTCTTGGTCTTGGCTGCATCGTTGCCGGACTGCTGCAAAGCTATATCGGCCTGATTATAGGCTTTGGCATCCTCGGCGGCATCGGCATGGGAATTGGCTATGCCGCCCCAACCCCGGCAGCCTTAAAATGGTTTGGCGGCCATCGCAAGGGTCTGGTGGCTGGCTTGGTTGTGGGTGGCTACGGTGGTGCGGCCCTCTACATCAGCCCCCTGGCCAAACACCTGATAACAAACTACGGCATATCAAGCAGCTTTATTTACCTTGGCATCTTTTTTGCCACCGTCATCACCATTGCCAGCCGCCTGCTCAAAACACCGGATGAGGTCTATCCTGATGGCTCTTATGTTCCCCCTGGACCGAAAGCTGGTCAAACAAAGAAAGTCGTCAACACCTCTGCCAAGCATGAGTGGCGGGCCGGAGAGATGCTGAAGACCTGGCAGTTCTACGTACTGACCTTCATGTTCATACTCACCACCCAGTCTGGCATGCTGATCATCGCCAATGCGGCCGGGATGCTGAAAAGCGCAGGTTCAAGCATTCCTTTTTTTGCAGAAAATGCCTGGATCCTGGTTGCCTTTGGCGGACTGGTCAATGCATCAGGTAGGGTGGGAACCGGTTATTATTCGGACAAACTGGGTAGAGCAAATGCATACACCTTTAACTGTATCCTCTCCGCCCTCTGCCTTCTCTTGGTCCCCTTTGCTATGGGATCAGGTAGCATCTTGTTACTGTTCATCGTGGTGGGTAATGCCTACTGGCAATATGGTGGCGGGCTTTCTCTGATGCTGCTGTTCACTGGCGATTACTACGGCAGCAAGCACCTGGGCATAAATTACGGGCTCGTTTTTATCGGCTGGGGATTAGGATTCTTCATGGCCAAGCTGGGCGGTATCATTAAAGACATGACCGGCAGCCTTGATTACGCCTTTTATATCTCAGCAGGCCTATTGGTGATCGGCGCAGTCCTGGCTCAGATCGTGAAAAGACCCCTCTGGGAAAAAGAACAATTGGCAGCTGCGTAA